A genomic region of Candidatus Neomarinimicrobiota bacterium contains the following coding sequences:
- a CDS encoding integrase core domain-containing protein has product KQELRRWVNWYNLVKPHKGLEGKTPMEQLIDYFYPDDL; this is encoded by the coding sequence CAAACAGGAACTGCGGCGCTGGGTGAATTGGTATAACTTGGTGAAACCGCATAAAGGCCTCGAGGGGAAGACGCCGATGGAGCAATTAATCGACTATTTTTACCCAGACGATCTGTAA
- a CDS encoding DUF819 family protein encodes MGILAVLLGVLALLFTINRHPVFGKIFKVIPLLVFAYFVPTILSNTGVIPLESPLYGFIMDWLLPASLILLTLAVDVKAIMNLGKNTVILFLVGTVTIVLGGPIALLAFGWMAPADLGVEVWKGLAALSGSWIGGGANFIAIGKSVGVLDSTLSMMVVVDVAVANVWMAALLFFAGRNKEMDEKIGADREAIEKVRTRVEDFHKEVERPTNLADLLLIVTIGMGGTAIAHALSQVLPEIGNIVSQFTWVVVFVTTLGLIISFTPWRKLEGAGASSIGSLFLYLLVATIGAKAEFAKVVEVPGLVVIGAVWLSIHAGLILFTRWKLKAPIFFAAVGSQANVGGAASAPIVASAFHPALAPVGVLLGIGGYVVGTYAGLVCAFLLEQAYLFIH; translated from the coding sequence ATGGGAATACTGGCGGTCCTGCTCGGCGTGCTCGCACTTCTGTTTACCATCAACAGGCATCCGGTTTTTGGCAAAATATTTAAGGTTATTCCGCTGTTAGTGTTTGCGTATTTCGTTCCGACTATTTTATCTAATACCGGCGTAATACCATTGGAATCCCCCCTCTACGGATTCATCATGGACTGGCTGCTGCCGGCGAGTTTAATCCTGCTTACCCTGGCTGTGGATGTCAAAGCCATCATGAATCTCGGGAAAAATACCGTGATACTGTTTCTCGTAGGAACGGTAACTATCGTGCTCGGTGGTCCAATAGCGTTGCTGGCGTTTGGCTGGATGGCACCAGCGGACCTCGGCGTGGAAGTGTGGAAGGGACTGGCTGCACTCAGTGGCTCATGGATCGGCGGCGGGGCAAATTTTATCGCCATCGGCAAAAGCGTTGGCGTGCTGGATTCCACCTTAAGCATGATGGTGGTCGTCGACGTCGCCGTAGCAAATGTCTGGATGGCGGCCTTGCTTTTTTTTGCGGGACGCAACAAGGAGATGGATGAGAAAATCGGGGCGGACCGGGAAGCCATCGAAAAAGTGAGAACCCGTGTCGAAGACTTCCACAAGGAAGTGGAACGCCCCACAAATCTCGCCGACCTGCTGCTAATAGTCACTATTGGCATGGGTGGGACCGCCATAGCCCATGCTCTGTCGCAGGTGCTGCCGGAAATCGGAAATATTGTGAGTCAGTTCACCTGGGTTGTTGTCTTTGTCACGACGCTCGGATTGATTATTTCGTTCACACCGTGGCGGAAGCTGGAAGGCGCCGGCGCCAGCAGCATAGGCTCGCTGTTTTTATATCTTCTGGTTGCAACCATTGGCGCTAAGGCAGAATTCGCCAAAGTCGTGGAAGTGCCCGGGCTGGTAGTCATCGGGGCCGTCTGGCTTAGTATCCACGCCGGGCTCATTCTTTTCACCAGGTGGAAACTGAAAGCGCCGATTTTCTTTGCAGCAGTCGGTTCCCAGGCGAACGTTGGTGGCGCCGCCTCAGCACCGATTGTCGCAAGTGCATTTCATCCCGCGCTGGCCCCGGTGGGCGTCTTGCTCGGCATTGGCGGCTACGTGGTCGGTACGTATGCGGGCCTGGTCTGTGCGTTTTTACTTGAGCAGGCATATCTGTTTATTCATTAG
- a CDS encoding class I fructose-bisphosphate aldolase — translation MNDKIVEYLGDEADSLLNHTCKGIPKERLEVPGPDFVDRVWKESDRNIRVLRSLNQILYNGRLSGTGYVSILPVDQGIEHSAAASFAPNPDYFDPDKIVELAIEGGCNAVASTLGVLGNVARKYAHRIPFILKFNHNELLSYPNDYDQIMFGSIDQAYDMGAVAVGATIYFGSEESNRQIQEVSEAFKYAHELGMATILWCYLRNSAFKIGDDDYHASADLTSQANHLGATIGADIVKQKLPTNNGGYPAMAEEHGKFGRTSDKVYGELVTDHPIDLVRWQVANDYMGRVGLINSGGASSGKGDFAQAVRTAVVNKRGGGMGLISGRKAFQRPMKEGVKLLNSIQDVYLDEDITVA, via the coding sequence ATGAACGATAAAATTGTCGAATATCTCGGGGATGAAGCGGATTCCCTGCTGAATCATACGTGCAAAGGTATTCCGAAAGAACGACTCGAGGTACCGGGCCCGGATTTTGTGGATCGCGTGTGGAAAGAATCCGACCGGAATATTCGCGTGCTGAGGAGTTTGAACCAGATTCTATACAATGGACGGCTTTCCGGAACCGGGTATGTTTCTATTCTGCCGGTGGATCAAGGTATTGAGCACTCGGCGGCCGCCTCATTTGCCCCGAATCCCGACTATTTCGATCCGGATAAAATTGTGGAACTGGCTATCGAAGGCGGTTGTAATGCAGTAGCTTCAACACTGGGTGTTCTCGGGAACGTAGCCAGAAAATACGCCCATAGGATTCCGTTCATTCTGAAGTTCAATCACAATGAATTGCTGTCCTATCCGAATGATTACGATCAGATTATGTTCGGCAGCATCGACCAGGCTTACGACATGGGGGCCGTGGCTGTTGGTGCAACGATTTATTTTGGCTCCGAAGAATCGAATCGTCAGATCCAGGAAGTCAGTGAAGCGTTCAAATATGCACATGAACTGGGGATGGCGACCATTCTGTGGTGCTATCTGCGGAACTCCGCATTCAAGATTGGCGACGACGATTACCATGCGTCCGCTGACCTGACCAGCCAGGCGAACCATCTGGGTGCAACCATCGGTGCAGATATCGTAAAGCAGAAGTTGCCGACGAACAACGGTGGATATCCCGCGATGGCTGAAGAACATGGCAAGTTCGGCCGTACCAGCGACAAGGTCTACGGCGAACTCGTCACGGATCATCCCATTGATTTGGTCCGCTGGCAGGTTGCCAACGATTACATGGGCCGCGTCGGCCTGATTAACTCCGGTGGCGCGTCCTCAGGTAAGGGCGACTTTGCCCAGGCAGTCCGCACCGCAGTGGTCAACAAACGTGGCGGCGGTATGGGATTGATTTCCGGACGGAAAGCATTCCAGCGTCCCATGAAGGAAGGCGTCAAACTGCTGAACTCCATCCAGGACGTCTATCTTGACGAGGATATTACTGTGGCGTAA
- a CDS encoding co-chaperone GroES family protein — MKTDSNRSVLVVGDKVLIKPEAESNKTESGLFLPEGVKQKEQVQGGYVAKVGPGYPLPDIANEDEPWAQSGDTDLRYIPLQANEGDYAVFLRKHAIEVEIDEQEYLIVSHSSIVLLLRDEDIVG, encoded by the coding sequence ATGAAAACAGATTCAAACCGCTCAGTGTTAGTCGTTGGAGATAAAGTACTGATCAAGCCGGAGGCGGAGTCAAATAAAACCGAATCCGGTCTGTTTCTACCAGAGGGTGTGAAACAGAAGGAGCAGGTCCAGGGTGGATATGTGGCCAAGGTCGGCCCCGGATACCCGCTGCCGGATATCGCTAATGAGGATGAACCCTGGGCGCAGAGCGGAGATACCGATCTCCGTTACATTCCATTGCAGGCGAACGAAGGCGATTACGCTGTATTTCTTCGCAAACATGCCATTGAAGTCGAGATAGACGAACAGGAATACCTGATCGTGAGTCATTCCAGCATCGTGTTGTTGCTCCGGGATGAGGATATCGTCGGGTGA
- a CDS encoding cysteine desulfurase, protein MVEKISQGAIIRGKEGLTFPEERPKPSADLIYLDHHASTPILPQVRNAMLPWIDGGFGNPSNSLHKYGQEARKAVDWARTQVAQLINAAPEEIIFTSGATEANNLAITGAVRAAENFRGILTSELEHPSVTEPVALLARNGRDVWTVQADNNSRIAPADVGQILSERDINLVSIIAVQGEIGTINAIPEIAKVVHDYGALIHTDAAQAVGKIPVDVRDWDVDFLTIAGHKMYAPKGVGALYRKEGVPLEPILHGAGHENGMRPGTENVPYLVGFGEACRLARSDLEEEAERQIELRNLLWEKLHGTLPEVRLNGPLENRHPGNLHVSFPSVDARNILEKLPGYALSVGSACHSEYPEDNPLIRALDIPPEYARGSVRIGIGRSNTRHQIDNFADDLIAAYRTVLKK, encoded by the coding sequence ATTGTCGAAAAAATTTCGCAGGGAGCAATCATCCGAGGAAAAGAAGGACTAACCTTTCCGGAAGAGCGGCCGAAACCCTCGGCTGATCTCATCTATCTCGATCATCACGCAAGTACCCCGATTCTGCCGCAGGTACGCAACGCGATGTTGCCATGGATCGACGGTGGATTCGGGAATCCCTCCAACTCACTCCATAAATATGGACAGGAAGCCCGGAAGGCCGTCGATTGGGCCCGGACTCAGGTTGCTCAATTAATCAACGCTGCTCCGGAGGAGATTATCTTTACCTCCGGGGCTACCGAAGCTAACAATCTTGCTATCACTGGTGCAGTAAGGGCGGCAGAGAATTTCCGTGGTATTCTGACGTCGGAGCTGGAACACCCCTCAGTCACCGAACCGGTTGCGCTACTTGCCCGCAACGGCAGAGATGTATGGACCGTCCAGGCCGATAATAATAGCCGAATTGCTCCCGCCGATGTCGGGCAAATATTATCAGAGCGAGATATTAATTTGGTTTCAATTATTGCCGTTCAGGGCGAAATAGGCACAATAAACGCCATCCCGGAAATTGCAAAAGTCGTGCACGATTATGGTGCATTGATTCATACTGATGCGGCGCAGGCTGTTGGGAAGATTCCCGTGGACGTCCGTGACTGGGACGTTGATTTTTTGACTATCGCAGGTCATAAGATGTATGCTCCGAAGGGCGTGGGGGCACTCTATCGAAAAGAAGGCGTACCGCTTGAGCCAATTCTGCACGGCGCCGGACACGAAAACGGTATGCGGCCAGGGACGGAAAACGTCCCGTATCTGGTAGGTTTCGGCGAAGCGTGCCGATTGGCACGAAGTGACCTGGAGGAGGAAGCCGAGCGGCAGATCGAACTGCGGAACCTTCTCTGGGAAAAGTTACATGGAACACTCCCGGAGGTGAGACTGAATGGACCACTGGAAAACCGACATCCCGGTAATTTGCATGTGAGTTTTCCGTCGGTTGATGCGAGAAATATCCTGGAAAAGCTGCCGGGCTATGCGCTGTCGGTGGGGTCAGCCTGCCACTCGGAGTATCCGGAAGACAATCCGTTGATACGGGCTCTGGACATTCCACCGGAATATGCGCGTGGCAGCGTACGCATTGGCATCGGCCGGTCGAATACCCGCCACCAGATTGATAACTTTGCCGATGACTTGATTGCAGCATATCGTACAGTATTGAAGAAGTGA
- a CDS encoding mechanosensitive ion channel family protein, with protein MQNLWNNIVQYFSEPDRVIGWLDTLLEVIVILVVARVGLKIVHKILERRLKPLESLPDTDPKKQRSKTMLPLLENIISYVIYGLAGVLAIQQLGVDITAILAGAGVVGLAIGFGAQSLVKDLISGFFLLFDGLVGVGDIITMEPHTGLVEKIGIRNTQIRKFNGELRTIPNGDLTSFGNLNRGFMRAIVRVGVAYEANIEDAMAVLRKIAQDYAGKHQDIVMEEPMVQGVMSFNASDVEVRIVIKVVPGNQWQAERDLRRMIKAYFDDRNVEIPFPRHVVYLRNESEWDNTVDTTDTPEEKVEELPDPDKFGEFGVDEEDIGKVYQEIRKFRKQFSGLSKKFRREQSSEEKKD; from the coding sequence GTGCAGAATTTATGGAATAATATCGTTCAATATTTTTCCGAGCCGGATCGCGTCATCGGGTGGCTGGATACCTTGCTGGAAGTGATTGTCATTCTGGTGGTGGCCCGGGTTGGGCTGAAAATCGTCCATAAGATCCTCGAACGCCGGCTGAAGCCACTGGAGTCGCTTCCGGATACCGATCCGAAAAAGCAGCGCTCCAAGACGATGCTGCCGCTGTTGGAAAATATAATCTCTTATGTTATCTACGGGCTTGCTGGAGTACTGGCGATTCAGCAGCTGGGGGTGGATATTACCGCCATCCTGGCCGGGGCTGGTGTGGTTGGCCTCGCTATCGGTTTCGGCGCACAAAGTCTGGTAAAGGATCTAATCTCCGGATTCTTTCTCCTCTTCGATGGTCTGGTTGGGGTTGGTGATATCATCACCATGGAGCCACATACCGGACTCGTCGAAAAGATCGGCATCCGGAATACCCAGATCCGAAAATTTAACGGGGAACTCCGGACAATTCCGAATGGGGACCTGACGAGCTTCGGGAATCTCAACCGGGGTTTCATGCGGGCGATTGTGCGGGTCGGTGTCGCTTACGAGGCGAACATCGAAGACGCCATGGCCGTGCTACGAAAAATCGCCCAGGATTATGCCGGGAAGCATCAGGACATCGTTATGGAAGAGCCGATGGTTCAGGGTGTGATGAGCTTTAATGCCAGTGATGTAGAAGTCCGGATCGTCATTAAAGTAGTGCCGGGCAACCAGTGGCAGGCCGAGCGGGATCTGCGCCGGATGATCAAGGCATACTTCGATGACCGCAACGTAGAAATTCCATTTCCGCGCCATGTGGTGTATCTTCGGAACGAGAGCGAATGGGATAACACGGTGGATACGACAGACACTCCGGAAGAAAAAGTGGAAGAGTTACCAGATCCGGATAAATTCGGCGAATTCGGCGTGGATGAAGAGGATATCGGCAAAGTCTACCAGGAAATCCGCAAGTTCCGAAAACAGTTCAGCGGATTGTCGAAAAAATTTCGCAGGGAGCAATCATCCGAGGAAAAGAAGGACTAA
- a CDS encoding deoxynucleoside kinase has protein sequence MKNLYYIAIEGVIGVGKTSLARLIAERLNAKLVEEQFEDNPFLEDFYWDKERFAFQTQLWFLLSRYRQQQELQQVDLFHRLLITDYMFVKDRLFAFINLNDKELALYEKIADLLERDIPKPDLVIYLQADTERLMKNIRHRGRSYESHITPEYIDSLNQVYNQYFLQYNKGPLLIINATEIDFVHDPDDLQDLIDTIRQPITGTKFYNPSKS, from the coding sequence ATGAAAAACCTCTATTACATTGCTATCGAAGGTGTGATTGGCGTTGGTAAGACCAGCTTGGCACGGTTGATTGCCGAGCGCCTCAATGCTAAGTTGGTAGAAGAACAGTTTGAGGACAACCCGTTTCTGGAGGATTTCTACTGGGATAAGGAACGGTTTGCGTTCCAGACGCAGCTCTGGTTTTTGCTGAGTCGGTACCGGCAGCAACAGGAGCTGCAGCAGGTCGACCTGTTTCACCGCCTGCTGATCACCGACTACATGTTCGTGAAGGATCGCCTGTTCGCATTTATCAATTTGAACGATAAAGAACTCGCGTTGTACGAAAAGATCGCCGATCTCCTGGAGCGGGATATTCCGAAGCCGGATCTGGTGATCTACCTCCAGGCGGACACCGAGCGACTGATGAAGAACATTCGCCATCGCGGACGCTCGTACGAGTCACATATTACACCGGAGTATATCGATTCGCTAAATCAGGTCTACAACCAGTATTTTCTCCAGTACAATAAGGGGCCCTTGCTGATAATTAATGCCACGGAAATTGATTTTGTCCATGATCCGGATGACTTGCAGGACCTCATCGACACCATCCGCCAGCCGATTACCGGGACCAAGTTTTATAATCCATCGAAAAGTTAA